In Flavobacterium piscisymbiosum, the sequence ATGAATTGCTTATAAATCTACGTAATGTAAGTAGTATAAAACTATTGCTCAATATGGTAAAAAATAAAGGGCTTATTAAAGTTTCTGAATTTTTACACGATAAAGAAAGTCTGGTTAGAAAAAACGAAGAGCATTATACAAATGAGGTTATAGTTGGATTTTATAAAGATAAGAAATTCAAACAAAAATTATAAAATAGAATATGCAAAGAAATTTTATTATTGGAGATCATTGGATCTATTATAAGATTTATACAGGGTATACAACTTCTGATAGAATATTAAGTAATATTATTAGACCTATTGCAGATTATTTAATTGATAATGGAATCATCGATAAGTGGTTTTACATTAGATATAATGATCCTGAATATCATTTAAGAATTAGATTATATTGTATTAATAAAGAGGATTACTCTAAAATTATAACCCTCTTTCATGAGAGTTTAAAAAATGAAATGGAAAATAATACAATATGGAACGTGGAGTTACATAGTTATAAAAGAGAGTTGGAACGTTATGGATTTGAAACTATCAATGAATCAGAAGAAATCTTTTTCCAGGACAGTACACTGATAACTGATTTTATGAAGATTGCTGAGGGAGAAAATATGGAAGAGACACGATGGCTTTTTGCTCTTGCAATGATTGATCGTCAATTAGATTCGTTTTTATACTCGCTGAGTGATAAACTTAAATTAATGAAAGAATTAAAAGAAAATTTTTATCAGGAATTTAATAACTCAAAATTACTTAGAAGGCAGATAAGTGAAAAATACCGAAATGAGAAAAGTAAAGTATTTCATTTCTTTGAAAATTTATCTATTGAGAATAATGATAGTAGTATGAATTCAATATTACAAGTCAAAGCAAAAAATACAGAAAAAACAGTTGCTGAAATTTTATATTTAAAGCAAAATGGTAAGCTTTTAGTTGATTTCGATTCTTTGATAAGCAGTTATATTCATATGTCTATGAATCGATTGTTTAGATCAAGCAATCGAAAACATGAATTAATTTGCTATGAATTTTTATTTAATTATTATACCACATCCTTAGTATTAAATAAATTTAATGTACCGGAAAAAGGAATTAATAAAGTTAATCTAGTATAATACTACAATAAAGAAGATCTGCTAAAACTTTTCAAAGATGAATCAAATCAATAGTAAAATGGAAAGCTCAATTATAGATGACTTATTCATTTATATGAATGATCCAAAACTCAACGTTTTCATTTGGCTATTTTAACAGCAATTCTAAGTTTGGGATATAAGTAGGGAGCGGCAGAGAATTAAAGTCAGCCGTCGTAAGCTCATGTTATTGTCACATATCAATACACTGCCCACTTATCATAAATATTTCAAACAGCTTCAGGATTTGGGCTATATTAAGTATATGCCTTCTTATCATCCTGGTTATAGAAGTGAAGTTGAATTATATCAAAAGAGGTTATCTCAATCCTGAGATAACTTCTTTTTCGCTATTTGATGTTTTTTATTCGGCCTTGTCATTTCAAGGTCTATAGTGGCTTGCTCTGTAATAGCGTAAGATTCAGTTTGTTTAACTGATGAATGACCCAGCATTTCTTTTACTACATTAATAGGAACGTTATTATTTAATGTTACTATACTTCCAAAATGTCCGGCGTGCCATATGTGTATTAAGGGAGAACGGAAAACCGCTATGTAGTTTTTAGTAATTGAGAATCTCTCTAACGTCGCTTCCGTATATCATTTCCAATAAGAGTTTTAATTTCATCATCGTGTTTCTGAAATTCTTCCAGAGTCCTGGCTCTGGGTGTTATTCTTCCCATAATAGGATCCATGATTTTTTTGGAGTTTATGGGTTTTCCGCTGTATAGAATCTTTGATTTGATTTCATGGATTTTCATTGAAAGTGAATCCAGAAAAAAGTTCAGGGATTTTGCGTCTTCTTTTGTACCCGTTGCTCTTTCGGTTTTCTGACTCTAGCGTTCAATGTCCCATTGACGTTTGGTAGATGCTTCTTTCGGAATACTATCATCTGAGTACACCAAAGAAAAAGAGGCTGTTTTCGATATAGAAAACAGCCTCTTTTTATAAATGTCTACTTTTTCAGTGCCCTCCATTTTTGCAGACTTTTTTTTGTATTAAGTTTAAAAATAAAATTTTCCTTCTGCTTCAAATCCAGATGGAATCTGCTCAGGCATTTTTTCTAATGCTGTTTTTTCTCCTTTTCTGGTATATACATCCACGAATCTTTCCCCATTTTTTCCCATCAGATGCTTTCCTTTTTCTCTTTCTAGCCATCCTGTAACTGTCACTCCGACAAAATTTTTGTAAAGTTCTTTTCTTGCAAGAGGGCTGGTAGTATTAAAATTCTCACGTTTCGTGCCTGAGAGCTCTGCCTGCGGATGCCTGCTGTGGTCATATTTCCACCAGACAGAAATTTCAAGTTCCCCAAAACTGATATCCCGCCATTTTACAACGGAGTGGAAGCCTAAAATTTCAGTAAAAATATAGCCTTGATCATCACCTCTTTTTTGTATGTCGGGACTGTCTAGTGAAATAAGTTTCTTTTTAAGAAGATCATTTACTCCGGCTACAAGGAGATTTCTATACGGATTGAGTGCTTTTTCGTGCACAAACTGTAACTTCTTTTGTTGGACTAATTCAGCAGTCGAGCTGTAACTTTTTGAAGCGCTGCTTTTTTGAAGGCTGTTCTGAAAATTTTTGAAATTGGTATATCCCGCCTGGACGGCTGCTATATCGAGTGCCTGGATGTGGGTAATGTTCTGTTCTTTTTTGATTTTCTTAGCCTGACGCTTTAAGTAAGCATCTGTGTGGCTGGTAGTGTTCTGTTTCATCGTGAAAATTAGTCCCGTTAAAAAATGTCGCCCATCTTCCATTTTTCGAAACGAGAATTAGTTTCGACAATGAAATTACTATTAACACGGTGCTGATACAGCTTTGCGGTGATGAGCGGCACGCTTCCGTTATAAGCGTATGTAAAAGTAATAAAAATAAAATTAAGAGGCTAATAATCCTGTAATTGAATTAGTTAATTATCTTTTTTTAGTATTCAAATGCATAATTTCTTTTAATATTATTACAAATCGCTGATAACAGTTTGTAATTACCACTGCTTAATTTTGCCTACAATATATAGATTATTGGAAAAGTTCTGTAAAATTGACCATATCAATTTAATATTCGGAATTAAAATTTGATTCCCTATTTCTACTTAGACTAATCGTGTGGTATATTTACTTATATTTAAACCATCTAAGTTTTTTAGGAGCTATAAAACAAAGGCGTTACACAAAACAGGTAATTTTACCTAAACAAATTATTTTTTTTATTTAGATCTTTACAACTAATAATATTTTAAAAAAAAATATTCTATAGAAACTTACCATGTTACTATTGGTCAGCCTGAGCAAATTATATTATTAAAAAGATTTTCTTTGTCAGTTTTAAATTAAATTTTAAATAACCAGAAACATGAAAAATTTTACTTTCTTACTTTTTATTATTTTTTATTACAGTGCGTTTTCGCAGAATGCTAACAGAACCGACATCTCGGCGCTTGAAATCGTCGATAACATAGTATTACCGGAAGTTGATAATATAAAACCAAATCAAATAATTGTGTATGATAAGGGGTATACAAAAAAGCTCTATGAATTCGAAGTTCATTATGTTTTTGAAGAAGAGATTTACGCTAAATGGGAAAATCAAATAAGAATTAGGGTGATTGCATTTCTATATCCAAAGGTGGTCAAAGAATATGAGACAGTTAAAGTGTATATTTTGGGATTTTCTGGTGATAGAATAGATGCCAGCCATCCGTCCGCAGCTGTGTTTTCGACTGTCCTAACCAGTAATTACAGTATTATTGGAAAAAAACAGAATACGATTTCTTATAGTAAAGCAGGATTCGGAAAACAGAATCTAACAAAACATATTAGTCTTAGACATCAGTCTCATGCACCATATGAAGCATTTTGGGGATATGGACTAACAGATTCAATAGTTCTTGGCAATTACAATAACAAAGTTTACCACGTGGATTCTATTTTATTACCTGCCATTTTGAGTGAGACAGATATAGACCTTGGTGGAGTGAACATCAGGTGTTTTGCACATGAAGAAAATAATAATGGACCAATTGAATTCATCAAGGGAATTGCCCTTCAAGACAGTAAAATATTATCTGTAATTAAATAATCTGTAAAAGCTGTGAATAGGCGAAACCATAACGCTGCCGATGCGCCTTCATGAATTTTAAGCTTTTGGATTGTATACTCAATAAGCTTGATTCTTGTCGAAATTTTTATAAAACCACCCTGCCTTTTTGTTTCGAACTTGGACATAATTCAACGTTAGCTTCCCTACACTTCACTACAAAAAAATAAAGTATAATTTATAATGAGTAAAATGAAACCGATAATCATTGATGCGGCCACAATATTTGACCCTGCCAGATTGATTGCTGTTTTAGCATCGATTGATATTAGATATTCGGAAGTTTGGGTATCACAAAAGTATGATCATTTTAAAGAGAACGATTTCATTACCGGATTTGGTACTGATAGCAGATTTGCATTAATTCCAGACTCAAAGAACAATTATAAAACTAAACCTTTAGAAACTCCGAGTGAAAACGAAAGTCTGGATCCAACAAAATGGATTACCGGGCCGAAAATATTGAGGTGGGCATTAAGTAAAGGGATGGTTGTGCCAAAAGATCTTTACAAGTATAATGAGTTAGCCATCCAGCTGGAAAAGGAGAATAAAATTGATAACCTATCTGAAGCGATTATGCTGGGGCCGCCTCACGAATTTGATGTTAGAGCAGGAAGAGAATGGACAGAAAATTACTTAAGAAAAACCGGTAAAGATTCGCTGGACCCACAGTTTGCATGGCGACTATAGCCTTATGGAATTGGACAAGGACTGGGGCTGATGTTAGCTGTAGCCCAAGAGGAAAATGTTGATCCTTTTTTTAGCCATCCAAATTTTTTAGATCAGGTTTCAACCCATAACTATACCTACTATAAAAGGGAAGGTGCTTTAATTGATGCGAAGGAAAAAACAATCAGTGAAAAAGAAATATTCCTGGGTCAATCGCTGCAAGAAGCCAAAACTTTATTGAAAAGTCCGGAATCTTTAGTTCTTTCTGAAGTTGCTTTTTATTTAAAACAAAAAGAACGAATTGATTCAATCACGGGAATTATTACTGCTTCTAAAGAATTAGAAACAAGAAAGAAGGATATTGGAATAATAGCAAGTAAATACGCAGGTACGGTGCTAGTGGATACCGCATTATTTCAAGGGTTTCCTGTGAGTACTACATTGGTCTCGCTTTATGATATAGGCGCTAGATATTATAAACATAAAAGATAGTAGAAAGCGAAATGGTGTGCTTTGAAAAATAATTGAGTTTTATTGAATAAATGCAATAAAGCTCAATTATTTTAAGACTATCAGAGATTACATACGATGATGGATAAGTATAATGCCAAACACGTCGAAGTTGGATCTGTAGTTCTCTAAAATTCCGCTATGAGTAGTATAGAGCATATGGACTGAAGCAGGGTTTGCATTTATGAATTTTGCGGGCCATTTTTTAAAAACTGTTTGTTCTGAATTGCTCAGATAAGATAGCTCTCTTCTAAAACCAAGCAGCTCTCTCATTGTGCTTTTTTTTAGTGTCGTATTTTTGCATTCAATTGCAATCATAATCTCTTCCGGTGAAGGATGGTCTTGTACGTCAGGAAGTATAATAGCAAGATCCAGTTCATGATAGTCAGCTCGATTGTCTCCTGAGGAGACTGTTCTTTGTATGCTGCTTAATGTTTTGAAATAGACATCCATAAAGAGTTCAGCGAAGAGGTTACCATCACGCCAGATTTGAAAGTACGGAAAGTTACGGTCGATCGAACCTCCTTTTTGCCTGAATCTTAGCTTGTTTCCATTGGCAACAAGTGTTACCCTTAAATTTTCCTCTTTTACAATCTTTTCAATGACTTCTGCCAAAACAGATGCCTCGTATAGTTTTCCGACCAGCTCGTTAATATTTAAAAGCCCCCTTGAGCGCGAAGGTGATACTTTCGCATACTTGTTTAGGATTTTAGTAATCTTCCTTTTTGTTTTATTGATTTCCGGTGTACTCATTTCAGCTGTTACTTATTTCTTAGTATATCTTCACGAACTGCACCAAGCATATTATAAATCTCATAGTAGTTGGGAAGTTCCGATAGGTTAAAAAGTTCTGATTGCCCTACTAATTCAACTTCAATTCCATCGATTTCTTTGCCATCCAGATTTTTATTAATCTTTTTTATTAGTTCTCCATAGTTTTCATTTGAAAAATCAGTAAAAACCTGTATTGTCTCATACAGGAAATCAGTAAGCAGCTTTATTGGACTGGGATTATATTGATTTTTATCCGCATCGTTGCCTTCATCAAATTTTTCCAGCATTCTTTTATTGGCTTCCTCTACAATAGTAGAAAAACCGTGCTTTATGAGTTCGTTCACTAAAAATAATCTCAAATCATCCGCTTCTTGAAATGTCATTTTGGATATAGGTTATATGTTTTATTTCAAATCAATTTTTAAATCAGGATAAACAAATCGACCATGACCTGTTATTAGAGTGTTTAAGCTAAATTCGATTTCATGGTTAGGACTGTAATTTACTAAACTGATCTGCTCATAGTTTTCAAGATTAGCGATTGCAGGGTAATATTGATCATCATGGAGTATTTCCTTTTTTAGAGTATTCTCGATAATTTCAAATACCATCAATAGAATCTTCTCATTAGTGGAGAAAATTTGATTTTGATCGATTGCCTTTATAAATGTTCCAAAGCTATGACCACCCATTATTTCGCCTTTAGATGTATTGGAAGTTATAGAAAACTGCTGTTTTAAAAGGTCAAGTCCTGAGACCACAAACTGATTACCCATAATATCAAAATCTTCCTGCTGGGAGAACTCGTGCCATGATAATCTAGATAATCTCGGCTGCGGTTCCAGTACCATTTCGAATTCCATTTCATTATTGAATGAAAATGAAAGGATTTTTACATAACGAAGCTCTCCCGAAGACAGCAAAATAAAAGGATGAACAGATTCTCTGTTCAGAGAATTAAAGCTATCAAGCACCTCGTTTTTTTGAGAGCGGCCTTTGTAAGTATAGAATTTATAGTTATTTATCTGCGATAATACTGCATGTGAAATAGTGTTTCCTAAAAGGAAATATCCTTGAAAGGAATCAAGAAGATTCTGATGGTTTATTGTTATGGAAGTTGAAAAATCAACAATCTTGTCGTATTTAATTCTTGGTGTCATATTGGGGTTAGTTAAATTTTTCTCTGGTTCCTTTTTTAGGAGTTTTGCCATAGCACCGGCGGATCTAAAATATAACTTTTATAGGGATATAAAAAGTGATAAGATAGATAAAAGTTAAACGAGTACAAATAATTTAATCTGGCAGAGAAAAACTTTGCTGTTAGGCCACTTAATTTTAATATGTCCAGTTATTACTGCTCTTTCTACAGTCTTGCGTGATTTCCTAAAGTAACTCCGGATGGAAATTGCTTTTGACTTTTAAATTCTTTTCGAAACTTCATATGAAGAAAAGAGGTTATTAAAAAAA encodes:
- a CDS encoding thiopeptide-type bacteriocin biosynthesis protein, which encodes MQRNFIIGDHWIYYKIYTGYTTSDRILSNIIRPIADYLIDNGIIDKWFYIRYNDPEYHLRIRLYCINKEDYSKIITLFHESLKNEMENNTIWNVELHSYKRELERYGFETINESEEIFFQDSTLITDFMKIAEGENMEETRWLFALAMIDRQLDSFLYSLSDKLKLMKELKENFYQEFNNSKLLRRQISEKYRNEKSKVFHFFENLSIENNDSSMNSILQVKAKNTEKTVAEILYLKQNGKLLVDFDSLISSYIHMSMNRLFRSSNRKHELICYEFLFNYYTTSLVLNKFNVPEKGINKVNLV